The following proteins are co-located in the Motilibacter rhizosphaerae genome:
- a CDS encoding universal stress protein encodes MSIVVGYVPTEPGQAALAVAAKEARLRSTDLVIVNTAVGHNYAKDTFADEKTLDQVSAALTEEGVQFSVRQFDTDDAADALLKVAEETSAELIVIGLRRRSPVAKLVMGSSAQRILLDAPCPVLAVKAS; translated from the coding sequence ATGAGCATCGTCGTCGGCTACGTCCCCACCGAGCCGGGCCAGGCGGCCCTCGCGGTCGCGGCGAAGGAGGCCCGGCTGCGCTCGACCGACCTCGTCATCGTCAACACCGCGGTCGGGCACAACTACGCGAAGGACACCTTCGCCGACGAGAAGACGCTCGACCAGGTCTCCGCGGCGCTGACCGAGGAGGGCGTGCAGTTCTCGGTCCGCCAGTTCGACACCGACGACGCGGCCGACGCGCTGCTCAAGGTCGCCGAGGAGACCTCCGCCGAGCTCATCGTCATCGGCCTGCGCCGCCGGTCCCCCGTCGCGAAGCTCGTCATGGGCAGCAGCGCGCAGCGGATCCTGCTCGACGCGCCGTGCCCGGTGCTGGCGGTCAAGGCGAGCTGA
- a CDS encoding bifunctional copper resistance protein CopD/cytochrome c oxidase assembly protein, with protein sequence MTATLERTATERATRPWGPPAVVLAVVVLVLAALVGGAVTHEKEVGVPDAGVLVTWGLLLTRLVTDLAGLSAAGLLLLAAVLLPNAEGALRGSGFHGVRRAGQLAAAWAVAALVEAVLTGADIVGTSVGKVLAPTLLRQTVDAVPQVRALLVQAALAAVLAVACRFVVTAGRAVALLVLALGTLVPPLLTGHSAAAGDHMLAISALTVHVLALALWLGGLGALVWMRRRSPEARSFPLAVSRFSGLALWCAVAVGVSGVVSAWLRLGSWTAITTTAYGGLVSLKTAGFLAVAAAGARHRSHTLPRLQEDRRAFSRLAAGEVLVMVATVGLAVALGRTPTPAPYDEASDGTDGVSLVQAELGFAPPPHPSLWHYVTAYEVDGFFLLFVLVAGILYAQGVLALRRRGDSWALGRTVSWYAGLALVLYTTCGGLAAYSHILFSAHMVAHMVLVSVAPIFLVLAAPTTLALRTLPAGSGAGDRGPRQALVAVLHSRFARVMTNPVVASLLFIGSLFGLYFTPLLDLLMSWHIGHTLMDAHFLAVGTLFFYVLVGVDPSPKPLPHLARLILVFPVMAFHAFFNVALLEENEVLAKGYYTRLGNPYGVNLLHDQQSGAALGWSLGEVPILLVIAAVFVAWVRADEREARRRDRAADRAVERGEEDELASYNAWLAAMNERAKGR encoded by the coding sequence GTGACCGCGACCCTCGAGCGCACCGCCACCGAGCGCGCCACCCGCCCCTGGGGACCCCCTGCCGTCGTCCTCGCCGTGGTCGTGCTCGTGCTCGCCGCGCTCGTCGGCGGGGCCGTGACGCACGAGAAGGAGGTGGGCGTCCCGGACGCCGGCGTGCTGGTGACTTGGGGGCTGCTCCTCACCCGGCTCGTGACCGACCTCGCCGGGCTGTCGGCCGCCGGGCTGCTCCTGCTTGCCGCGGTGCTGCTGCCCAACGCCGAGGGTGCGCTGCGGGGGAGCGGGTTCCACGGCGTACGCCGGGCCGGGCAGCTCGCCGCCGCCTGGGCCGTCGCCGCCCTCGTCGAGGCCGTCCTCACCGGCGCCGACATCGTCGGGACCTCGGTCGGCAAGGTGCTGGCGCCCACGCTGCTGCGCCAGACGGTCGACGCCGTGCCGCAGGTGCGCGCGCTGCTCGTCCAGGCCGCGCTGGCCGCGGTCCTGGCCGTCGCCTGCCGCTTCGTCGTCACCGCCGGCCGGGCGGTCGCGCTGCTCGTGCTGGCCCTCGGCACGCTCGTCCCGCCGCTGCTCACCGGTCACTCGGCCGCCGCCGGTGACCACATGCTCGCGATCTCCGCGCTCACCGTCCACGTGCTCGCGCTCGCGCTGTGGCTCGGTGGCCTGGGCGCCCTGGTCTGGATGCGTCGCCGGTCTCCGGAGGCGCGCTCGTTCCCGCTGGCAGTGAGCAGGTTCAGCGGCCTCGCCCTGTGGTGCGCCGTCGCCGTGGGCGTCTCCGGCGTCGTCAGCGCGTGGCTGCGGCTGGGCAGCTGGACGGCGATCACCACCACGGCGTACGGCGGGCTCGTCTCGCTGAAGACCGCGGGGTTCCTCGCGGTCGCTGCCGCCGGTGCCCGCCACCGGTCGCACACCCTGCCGCGCCTGCAGGAGGACCGGCGGGCCTTCAGCCGCCTCGCGGCGGGCGAGGTCCTCGTCATGGTCGCGACCGTGGGGCTCGCGGTCGCGCTGGGGCGCACGCCGACGCCCGCGCCCTACGACGAGGCGAGCGACGGCACCGACGGCGTCTCGCTGGTCCAGGCCGAGCTCGGGTTCGCCCCGCCGCCGCACCCGTCGCTCTGGCACTACGTCACGGCCTACGAGGTCGACGGGTTCTTCCTGCTCTTCGTGCTCGTCGCGGGGATCCTCTACGCGCAGGGCGTCCTCGCGCTGCGCCGGCGCGGCGACTCGTGGGCGCTCGGCCGCACCGTCTCCTGGTACGCCGGCCTGGCCCTCGTGCTCTACACGACCTGCGGAGGGCTGGCGGCGTACTCGCACATCCTGTTCAGCGCCCACATGGTCGCCCACATGGTGCTCGTCTCGGTGGCGCCGATCTTCCTCGTCCTCGCGGCACCGACCACGCTCGCGCTGCGGACGCTGCCCGCCGGCTCCGGTGCCGGCGACCGAGGCCCTCGGCAGGCGCTGGTCGCCGTGCTGCACAGCAGGTTCGCCCGCGTCATGACCAACCCGGTCGTGGCCTCGCTGCTGTTCATCGGCAGCCTGTTCGGGCTGTACTTCACGCCGCTGCTCGACCTGCTGATGAGCTGGCACATCGGCCACACGCTGATGGACGCGCACTTCCTCGCCGTGGGCACGCTGTTCTTCTACGTGCTCGTCGGCGTCGACCCGTCGCCGAAGCCGCTGCCGCACCTGGCCCGGCTCATCCTCGTGTTCCCCGTGATGGCGTTCCACGCGTTCTTCAACGTGGCGCTGCTCGAGGAGAACGAGGTGCTGGCCAAGGGCTACTACACCCGGCTCGGCAACCCGTACGGCGTCAACCTCCTGCACGACCAGCAGTCCGGCGCGGCGCTCGGCTGGTCGCTGGGGGAGGTGCCGATCCTGCTCGTGATCGCCGCCGTCTTCGTCGCCTGGGTACGTGCCGACGAGCGCGAGGCGCGCCGGCGTGACCGTGCCGCCGACCGGGCCGTCGAGCGCGGCGAGGAGGACGAGCTCGCGAGCTACAACGCGTGGCTCGCCGCGATGAACGAACGGGCAAAGGGGCGTTGA
- a CDS encoding copper resistance CopC family protein gives MRTRRLLAALGATGLLLLLAAPAASAHAVLLKAVPADGTTVATAPGQLQLTFDEAVSRIGAYATLTGPSGVVTTGTPSTVDETMSVPVQGAMPAGPYAVAWRVVSADGHPVSGTVHFTTTSGAAAQAAAAPAAAAKGRSSSWVGSHVSHVAVAAVVVLLAVGYLGYDLRARRR, from the coding sequence ATGCGTACCCGGCGGCTGCTCGCCGCGCTCGGGGCCACCGGCCTGCTCCTCCTGCTCGCCGCGCCCGCCGCCTCGGCGCACGCGGTGCTGCTCAAGGCCGTGCCCGCCGACGGCACGACCGTGGCGACCGCCCCCGGCCAGCTGCAGCTGACGTTCGACGAGGCGGTGTCCCGGATCGGGGCGTACGCGACCCTCACCGGCCCCTCCGGCGTCGTCACGACCGGCACGCCGAGCACCGTCGACGAGACGATGAGCGTGCCGGTGCAGGGGGCGATGCCCGCCGGCCCGTACGCCGTGGCGTGGCGCGTCGTCTCCGCCGACGGGCACCCGGTGTCCGGCACCGTGCACTTCACCACGACGAGCGGGGCGGCGGCGCAGGCCGCCGCGGCGCCCGCGGCGGCGGCCAAGGGGCGCAGCAGCTCCTGGGTGGGCAGCCACGTGTCCCACGTCGCGGTCGCCGCCGTCGTGGTGCTGCTCGCCGTCGGCTACCTCGGCTACGACCTGCGGGCGCGGCGCCGGTGA
- a CDS encoding YcnI family protein, translating into MLRSLPRAALALAATLLAGLALAPAASAHVRVSSPDAAPGGFATLVFRVPTESATARTTALTVTLPDGTPFASVSAGTKPGWTVATTTAPLAHPLTDDDGVTLTKAVHTVTWTATGDGIPAGQFDQFLLTVGPLPKGAGEIAFPAAQRLSDGTSVSWDQAGVDAEHPAPVLTVAGAASHADDLARWLGGAGLVAGVLALALAATSALRRRPTGGPRA; encoded by the coding sequence GTGCTCCGCTCCCTGCCCCGCGCTGCCCTGGCGCTGGCCGCGACGCTGCTCGCCGGCCTCGCCCTCGCCCCTGCCGCCTCCGCGCACGTCCGCGTCAGCTCGCCCGACGCCGCGCCGGGCGGCTTCGCCACGCTCGTCTTCCGCGTGCCGACCGAGTCCGCCACCGCCCGGACCACCGCCCTCACCGTGACCCTGCCGGACGGCACGCCCTTCGCCTCCGTGTCCGCCGGCACCAAGCCCGGCTGGACCGTGGCGACCACCACCGCTCCGCTCGCCCACCCGCTCACCGACGACGACGGAGTCACCCTCACCAAGGCCGTGCACACCGTGACCTGGACCGCCACCGGCGACGGCATCCCGGCGGGCCAGTTCGACCAGTTCCTCCTCACCGTCGGCCCGCTGCCGAAGGGCGCCGGCGAGATCGCGTTCCCCGCCGCCCAGCGGCTCAGCGACGGCACGAGCGTGTCCTGGGACCAGGCCGGGGTCGACGCCGAGCACCCCGCGCCGGTGCTCACCGTTGCGGGTGCCGCGTCCCACGCGGACGACCTCGCCCGCTGGCTCGGCGGCGCCGGGCTGGTCGCCGGAGTGCTCGCCCTTGCGCTGGCGGCCACGAGCGCGCTGCGCCGGCGCCCGACGGGCGGCCCGAGGGCGTGA
- the orn gene encoding oligoribonuclease, whose translation MSDRLVWIDCEMTGLDLAKDALVEIAVLVTDNELTVLGEGVDVVIKPPDEALETMPDVVRQMHTTSGLLAELASGTTLEDAEQQVLAYVREHVPDPRKAPLAGNSVATDRGFLARDMHELDDHLHYRIVDVSSIKELARRWYPRVYFQSPKKAGGHRALADIRESIAELAYYREALFVPQPGPDSEQAKAIAAKHVIEPS comes from the coding sequence ATGTCCGACCGACTCGTGTGGATCGACTGCGAGATGACCGGTCTCGACCTGGCCAAGGACGCGCTGGTCGAGATCGCGGTGCTCGTCACCGACAACGAGCTGACCGTGCTCGGCGAGGGGGTCGACGTCGTCATCAAGCCCCCGGACGAGGCGCTCGAGACGATGCCCGACGTCGTGCGCCAGATGCACACGACCTCCGGGCTGCTCGCTGAGCTCGCCTCCGGCACGACGCTCGAGGACGCCGAGCAGCAAGTGCTGGCGTACGTGCGGGAGCACGTGCCCGACCCGCGCAAGGCCCCGCTCGCCGGCAACTCGGTGGCGACCGACCGCGGCTTCCTCGCGCGCGACATGCACGAGCTCGACGACCACCTGCACTACCGGATCGTCGACGTCTCCTCGATCAAGGAGCTGGCGCGGCGGTGGTACCCCCGCGTCTACTTCCAGTCGCCGAAGAAGGCCGGCGGCCACCGCGCCCTCGCCGACATCCGGGAGAGCATCGCGGAGCTCGCGTACTACCGGGAGGCGCTGTTCGTCCCGCAGCCCGGCCCGGACTCGGAGCAGGCGAAGGCGATCGCGGCGAAGCACGTGATCGAGCCGTCGTAG
- a CDS encoding DUF6199 family natural product biosynthesis protein: MKDVASVLVGVLFVAFGLGQAAWPRAFFDFNKRGSRWEYKNPEAVQPSDAYLTYSRVIGLAFAVIGVVLVVTSL; this comes from the coding sequence GTGAAGGACGTGGCGTCGGTCCTCGTCGGGGTCCTCTTCGTGGCCTTCGGGCTCGGGCAGGCAGCGTGGCCCAGGGCGTTCTTCGACTTCAACAAGCGCGGCAGCCGCTGGGAGTACAAGAACCCGGAGGCGGTGCAGCCGAGCGACGCGTACCTCACCTACAGCCGGGTCATCGGCCTCGCCTTCGCCGTCATCGGGGTCGTCCTGGTCGTCACCAGCCTCTGA
- a CDS encoding beta-phosphoglucomutase family hydrolase, with translation MSDAAPRLPGSIRACLFDLDGVLTRTAEVHAAAWKEMFDGYLRSRDGDGFTPFDLHDDYDAYVDGKPRADGTRSFLESRGISLPEGDPDDAPDAETVHGLGNRKNELVQRKIEQDGVATYPGSVRFLAAVRDAGLKTAVVSSSANTLQVLQVTGLVDQFDERVDGTTAAEEHLPGKPAPDTFLAAARKLGVEPDGCAVFEDALAGVAAGHAGHFGLVVGVDRAGQADELRAHGADQVVEDLAELLASS, from the coding sequence ATGTCCGACGCCGCGCCCCGGCTCCCGGGGTCCATCCGCGCCTGCCTCTTCGACCTCGACGGCGTGCTGACCAGGACGGCCGAGGTCCACGCCGCGGCGTGGAAGGAGATGTTCGACGGCTACCTGCGCTCGCGCGACGGCGACGGCTTCACGCCCTTCGACCTGCACGACGACTACGACGCGTACGTCGACGGCAAGCCGCGGGCCGACGGCACCCGGTCCTTCCTCGAGTCGCGCGGGATCTCGCTGCCCGAGGGCGACCCGGACGACGCACCAGACGCGGAGACCGTGCACGGGCTCGGCAACCGGAAGAACGAGCTGGTGCAGCGCAAGATCGAGCAGGACGGGGTGGCGACGTACCCGGGCTCGGTGCGGTTCCTCGCGGCGGTGCGGGACGCGGGGCTCAAGACGGCGGTCGTGTCGTCGAGCGCGAACACCCTGCAGGTGCTCCAGGTCACCGGCCTGGTCGACCAGTTCGACGAGCGGGTCGACGGCACGACGGCTGCCGAGGAGCACCTGCCGGGCAAGCCGGCGCCGGACACGTTCCTCGCGGCGGCCCGCAAGCTCGGGGTCGAGCCGGACGGCTGCGCGGTGTTCGAGGACGCCCTGGCCGGGGTCGCGGCCGGGCACGCGGGCCACTTCGGCCTCGTGGTCGGGGTGGACCGCGCGGGCCAGGCGGACGAGCTGCGTGCGCACGGCGCCGACCAGGTCGTCGAGGACCTCGCCGAGCTGCTGGCGTCCTCGTGA
- a CDS encoding glycoside hydrolase family 65 protein, giving the protein MSEPLFPVEPWVLRETALDTGLLPRTESLFALSNGHIGLRGNLDEGEPHGLPGTYLNSVHETHPLPYAEAGYGYPESGETVINVTNGKLIRLLVDDEPFDVRYGDLLAHERVLDLRAGTLTRSAEWRSPAGRVVRVRSTRLVSFTHRSVVGVVYEVEPVDGTARVVVQSELVANEQLPGPAHPDPRASAVLENPLRSLEHAASDAGALLVHETVRSGLRVAAHMDHRVEASDGVDVEVQAESFPDSGRVTFTAVLEQGQRLRLVKLVSYGWSGTRSLPAVRDQVRAAIVGAWHSGWDGLLADQRAYLDDYWAGADVEVHGDPELQQAVRFALFHVLQAGSRAERRPIPAKGLTGPGYDGHCFWDTETFVLPLLNRTAPDAAADALQWRRSTLPAAVARAQQLGLRGAAFPWRTIDGAECSAYWPAGTAAFHVNADIADAVIRYVDATGDDDFARTAGIEILVQTARLWHSLGHLGADGSFRIEGVTGPDEYSAVVDNNVYTNLMAQRNLLAAADSCDRYADQAAELDVSTEESAAWRSCAEAMHVPYDEELGIHPQDDAFIAHDLWDFAVTPAEKYPLLLHFPYFDLYRKQVVKQADLVLAMHLRGDAFTAEQKARNFAYYEALTVRDSSLSACTQAVLAAEVGHLDLAYDYAAEAALTDLHDLAANTGNGLHMASLAGAWISLVHGFGGLRDDGGRLAFAPRLPEGIDRLVFRVRHRGLRVRVETDGRQATYAVEDGGREAVVQHYGETLVLRPDVSETRAVPPVEPRPRPRQPEGRAPLPRSARKGGVAARET; this is encoded by the coding sequence GTGAGCGAGCCGCTCTTCCCGGTCGAGCCGTGGGTGCTGCGCGAGACGGCGCTCGACACCGGCCTGCTGCCGCGTACGGAGTCGCTGTTCGCGCTGTCCAACGGCCACATCGGGCTGCGCGGCAACCTCGACGAGGGCGAGCCGCACGGGCTGCCGGGGACGTACCTCAACTCGGTGCACGAGACGCACCCGCTGCCGTACGCCGAGGCGGGCTACGGCTACCCCGAGTCCGGGGAGACCGTCATCAACGTCACCAACGGCAAGCTGATCCGGCTGCTCGTCGACGACGAGCCGTTCGACGTGAGGTACGGCGACCTGTTGGCGCACGAGCGGGTCCTCGACCTGCGCGCCGGAACGCTGACCCGGTCGGCGGAGTGGCGCTCACCTGCAGGGCGGGTGGTGCGCGTCCGCTCGACGCGGCTGGTGTCGTTCACGCACCGCTCGGTCGTGGGCGTCGTCTACGAGGTCGAGCCGGTCGACGGGACGGCCCGCGTCGTCGTGCAGTCCGAGCTGGTGGCGAACGAGCAGCTGCCCGGGCCGGCGCACCCCGACCCCCGGGCGTCCGCGGTGCTCGAGAACCCGTTGCGGTCCCTGGAGCACGCCGCGAGCGACGCCGGAGCGCTGCTCGTGCACGAGACCGTCCGCAGCGGCCTGCGCGTCGCGGCCCACATGGACCACCGCGTCGAGGCGAGCGACGGTGTCGACGTCGAGGTGCAGGCGGAGTCGTTCCCCGACTCGGGCCGGGTGACCTTCACCGCGGTGCTCGAGCAGGGCCAGCGGCTGCGGCTGGTGAAGCTCGTGAGCTACGGCTGGTCGGGCACGCGGTCCCTGCCCGCCGTACGCGACCAGGTGCGCGCGGCGATCGTCGGCGCCTGGCACAGCGGCTGGGACGGTCTGCTGGCGGACCAGCGCGCATACCTCGACGACTACTGGGCCGGTGCGGACGTCGAGGTGCACGGCGACCCCGAGCTGCAGCAGGCGGTCCGCTTCGCGCTCTTCCACGTGCTGCAGGCAGGGTCGCGTGCCGAGCGGCGGCCGATCCCGGCCAAGGGGCTGACCGGCCCGGGCTACGACGGCCACTGCTTCTGGGACACGGAGACCTTCGTCCTGCCGCTGCTCAACCGCACGGCGCCCGACGCGGCAGCGGACGCCCTGCAGTGGCGGAGGTCCACGCTGCCCGCGGCGGTGGCGCGCGCGCAGCAGCTCGGGCTGCGGGGCGCCGCGTTCCCGTGGCGGACGATCGACGGCGCGGAGTGCTCGGCGTACTGGCCGGCGGGGACGGCGGCCTTCCACGTCAACGCCGACATCGCCGACGCCGTCATCCGCTACGTCGACGCTACCGGTGACGACGATTTCGCGCGCACCGCCGGCATCGAGATCCTCGTGCAGACAGCGCGGTTGTGGCACTCGCTGGGCCACCTCGGCGCTGACGGGTCGTTCCGCATCGAGGGTGTCACCGGCCCGGACGAGTACTCCGCGGTCGTGGACAACAACGTCTACACGAACCTCATGGCGCAGCGGAACCTCCTGGCAGCAGCCGACTCCTGCGACCGCTATGCCGACCAGGCGGCTGAGCTGGACGTGTCGACGGAGGAGAGCGCCGCGTGGCGCAGCTGCGCGGAGGCGATGCACGTGCCGTACGACGAGGAGCTCGGCATCCACCCCCAGGACGACGCCTTCATCGCGCACGACCTCTGGGACTTCGCGGTGACCCCTGCGGAGAAGTACCCGCTGCTGCTGCACTTCCCGTACTTCGACCTCTACCGCAAGCAGGTCGTGAAGCAGGCCGACCTCGTCCTCGCGATGCACCTGCGCGGCGACGCGTTCACGGCCGAGCAGAAGGCCCGCAACTTCGCGTACTACGAGGCGCTGACCGTACGCGACTCGTCGTTGTCCGCGTGCACGCAGGCGGTCCTCGCCGCCGAGGTCGGGCACCTCGACCTCGCGTACGACTACGCCGCGGAGGCAGCGCTCACCGACCTGCACGACCTCGCCGCGAACACCGGCAACGGCCTGCACATGGCCTCGCTCGCCGGCGCGTGGATCAGCCTGGTGCACGGCTTCGGCGGCCTGCGCGACGATGGCGGCCGCCTGGCCTTCGCGCCGCGGCTGCCCGAGGGCATCGACCGGCTGGTCTTCCGCGTCCGGCACCGCGGACTCCGCGTGCGGGTGGAGACGGACGGCAGGCAGGCGACGTACGCGGTGGAGGACGGCGGCCGCGAGGCCGTGGTCCAGCACTACGGCGAGACGCTGGTCCTGCGGCCCGACGTCTCCGAGACCCGCGCCGTCCCGCCGGTCGAGCCCCGACCCCGCCCCCGCCAACCGGAGGGCCGCGCCCCCCTCCCCCGGTCCGCGCGGAAGGGTGGCGTGGCCGCGCGGGAGACGTGA
- a CDS encoding HNH endonuclease signature motif containing protein → MSSSSQPSRDPRSGSARGVALLEKQAAIARLHAEFLADLAEFDAAGEFVLDNQVTAQAWLRHHARMDALDARRAVSAARALRDLPETQEALAAGAISARHVDELAAGHKRLGPQVMLEAEDTLLPLAKDAAPADVRAAVTRLEEAVGADESREEKAQRIHDSRYLLLSTGFNGTVEITGRLPKAEGLLLQKAIRAGSQPNPEPGQTVDLRTAAQRQADALVEIVQTVLATEPGVTSLRLDTTLVVDLPTLRDELKPGDGRTGISAILGTAFTAEELKYLTCTANVSVLLTSTMSPHAGRAQAGMQVTVAPGVPLALGRESRLATRAQLKALWVRDGGCIAPGCRNRRVQAHHIRHWSDGGPTDLTNMCLLCSRHHHLLHQGGWQLEPDPDRAGRFRWRPPDGRDPVQATHASDRNPGTSTRLWDDTGTG, encoded by the coding sequence ATGAGCTCGAGCAGCCAGCCCTCGCGCGATCCCCGGTCGGGGTCGGCGCGTGGTGTCGCGCTGCTCGAGAAGCAGGCCGCGATCGCCCGGCTGCACGCCGAGTTCCTCGCCGATCTGGCCGAGTTCGACGCCGCGGGCGAGTTCGTGCTCGACAACCAGGTCACCGCTCAGGCGTGGCTGCGGCACCACGCGCGGATGGACGCGCTCGACGCCCGCCGAGCGGTGAGCGCGGCACGGGCGCTGCGCGACCTGCCCGAAACGCAGGAAGCGCTGGCGGCCGGCGCCATCAGCGCCCGACACGTCGACGAGCTGGCGGCCGGGCACAAGCGGCTCGGCCCGCAGGTCATGCTCGAAGCCGAGGACACACTGCTGCCACTCGCAAAGGACGCTGCACCTGCGGACGTTCGCGCCGCGGTCACGCGTCTCGAGGAGGCCGTCGGGGCCGACGAGTCCCGCGAGGAGAAAGCGCAGCGGATCCACGACAGCCGCTACCTGCTGCTCTCCACCGGCTTCAACGGCACGGTCGAGATCACCGGCCGGCTCCCGAAGGCGGAGGGGCTGCTGCTGCAGAAGGCGATCCGCGCCGGCTCCCAGCCCAACCCCGAGCCCGGGCAGACTGTCGACCTCCGCACCGCCGCCCAGCGCCAGGCTGACGCGCTCGTCGAGATCGTGCAGACGGTCCTCGCCACCGAGCCCGGGGTCACCTCGCTCCGGCTCGACACCACGCTGGTCGTCGACCTGCCCACCCTGCGCGACGAGCTCAAGCCGGGCGACGGCAGGACCGGCATCAGCGCCATCCTCGGCACCGCGTTCACCGCGGAGGAGCTGAAGTACCTCACCTGCACCGCGAACGTCAGCGTGCTGCTCACGTCCACAATGAGTCCGCACGCGGGCCGAGCGCAGGCCGGCATGCAGGTGACAGTCGCGCCTGGCGTGCCGCTCGCGCTCGGCCGCGAGTCCCGCCTCGCGACCCGAGCCCAGCTGAAGGCCCTCTGGGTGCGCGACGGCGGGTGCATCGCCCCCGGCTGCCGCAACAGACGCGTCCAAGCCCACCACATCCGCCACTGGTCCGACGGTGGCCCCACCGACCTCACCAACATGTGCCTGCTCTGCAGCCGCCACCACCACCTCCTCCACCAGGGCGGCTGGCAGCTCGAACCCGACCCCGACCGAGCAGGACGATTCCGCTGGCGACCACCCGACGGCAGAGACCCCGTACAAGCGACCCACGCCAGCGACCGCAACCCCGGCACGAGCACGCGCCTGTGGGACGACACGGGCACGGGCTGA
- a CDS encoding zinc-dependent alcohol dehydrogenase, which translates to MRAWVLHGPSSGAVEEVADPVAAPGEVVVDVERVGLCGTDVEFFTGEMAYLADGHAHYPMRLGHEWCGRVSAVGAAVDPSWVGRRVMGDTMLGCGTCRRCTRGAQHVCAARSEVGIRAGRAGALAEQVAVPVASLHRLPDSVDAELGALVEPGGNALRAASATGAGPADRVLVLGPGTIGLLTAMFLRASGAEVHVLGRTPESLDFARSLGFVAAWDEGSLPSVAFDAVVDASNDPRLPALALDLVEPAGRVVCIGLAGVPSTVDTRTVALKDVTLVGILSASPGLDATIAAYASGAVDPRPLVSAVAGLESVGEVLAGQLPVGAGPGPKVHVVPGG; encoded by the coding sequence ATGCGCGCGTGGGTGCTGCACGGGCCGTCCTCCGGTGCTGTGGAGGAGGTCGCTGACCCTGTGGCGGCACCCGGAGAGGTGGTCGTCGACGTCGAGCGGGTCGGCCTGTGCGGCACCGACGTCGAGTTCTTCACCGGGGAGATGGCGTACCTCGCCGACGGGCACGCGCACTACCCGATGCGGCTCGGCCACGAGTGGTGCGGGCGGGTGTCCGCGGTGGGTGCCGCGGTGGACCCGTCGTGGGTCGGGCGGCGGGTCATGGGCGACACGATGCTCGGGTGCGGGACCTGCCGGCGGTGCACACGCGGTGCCCAGCACGTCTGCGCCGCCCGCTCCGAGGTGGGGATCCGCGCCGGGCGCGCGGGCGCGCTGGCCGAGCAGGTCGCCGTGCCGGTCGCATCGCTGCACCGGTTGCCGGACTCCGTCGACGCGGAGCTGGGCGCGCTGGTGGAGCCGGGCGGCAACGCGCTGCGGGCTGCGTCGGCGACGGGCGCGGGCCCGGCGGACCGGGTGCTCGTGCTCGGCCCGGGGACGATCGGGCTGCTCACGGCGATGTTCCTGCGCGCATCAGGTGCTGAGGTGCACGTGTTGGGGCGTACGCCGGAGTCGCTGGACTTCGCCCGCTCGCTGGGGTTCGTCGCTGCTTGGGACGAGGGGTCGCTCCCGAGCGTGGCGTTCGACGCGGTCGTCGACGCCTCCAACGACCCGCGGCTGCCGGCGCTGGCGCTGGACCTCGTGGAGCCCGCCGGCCGGGTCGTCTGCATCGGGCTCGCCGGGGTGCCGAGCACGGTGGACACGCGGACCGTCGCGCTGAAGGACGTCACGCTGGTGGGCATCCTGTCCGCGTCGCCCGGGCTGGACGCGACGATCGCGGCGTACGCGTCCGGAGCCGTCGACCCGCGCCCGCTCGTGTCGGCGGTCGCGGGGCTGGAGTCGGTGGGGGAGGTGCTCGCCGGGCAGCTTCCCGTGGGCGCGGGGCCCGGGCCGAAGGTGCACGTGGTGCCGGGTGGCTGA